The genomic interval AACTGTTTACTACCAAGATAAGGCTCTTTCTCGCATCAAAAAAGGTGGGATCTCTGGCAATCATATGGATGAAGAAACTGGAGAAGAGTATTGGGTCTCCGGAATTAAAAAGAGAGGCTCAAATACTCACTGGGCCGAATCTACCAATGTAAAAATCGACGATGATGCTAGAGAAGAGTATGAACGCATTATCAACAGTTAACCCATATAACCAGTCAGGGCACCAACGCCCACTTCGTGGGCTGGACGGCTTCGCCGCCGGTGCCTGAGGCGGTATATGTTAATTCTACCGTGAGTACCAAACTCATATATGCGTACTCGCGCAAACTCTGAAGCATCCCTGTCCATTTTTATGTAATTGATACGGCTCGTATTCTTGTTTTCTATCATGTTGCTTTCCATATACTTATGAGATACTGGCACTGGCTTTGAGCATCGTTTTTTTGAAGGAATATAGAATAATATGAAGGTAGTCAGCTTTGTAAATATGAAAGGTGGTGTTGCAAAAACAACCTTGTCTATAAATATTGCAGACTGTATGGCAACTAGACATGGATTGAGAGTGCTAATTATAGATTTAGATCCTCAATTTAATGCTACTCAGGCGTTAGTACATGGTTCAGATTATGTCGGTTACCTAGAAAAAGGTGGGCATACGATTGTTGATATCTTTGATGATAACCCTAGAGTTCAAACTAGCTCTGTGAAGGGGGAATTGCCGGCTCAACCTCTTGCATTAGAAGAAATTAAGCCAATGGTACGCAAAAACAACTTGTTTTTACTTCCCGGTGCACTTGAGCTTTATCGTTTGGATATGACAGGAGGGCAAGGTAGAGAGCATCGCTTAAAAAGATATATAGACATTGTTAAAAGTTCAGGGCTATATGACCTAGTTATCATTGATACTCCACCAACGCCTTCTACTTGGATGTCCGCTGCTTTAATCGCATCTGATTATTATTTGGTTCCTGTTAAACCTGAACCTCTATCAGTTACTGGTGTTGACCTCTTAAGAAATGTGATAAATCGAGTTAAAGAGAATTACTCGCTTGGAATCGAGTGCCTTGGTGTGGTGTTGACAATTTCAGATGAAAGAGAAACGGTTTACAAAAATGCCAAAGAGTACCTTGATTCGGCTGCTTTCTGGAAAGGGAAGCGATTCAAAAAATCATTACTGAAGCGAACGGAAATAGCGAGACGACAAGGTAACCAAGAATTAATTTTGGATACCGATGATTCAAAATTAAAAATGGCGATAGCAGATATTACTAGAGAAGCACTACAGAAATTAGGTTTGGAGAACTAAGATGAAAGACAAAAAAGAACTAAAGACGCTTTTACGTTTTTTAGAAGAACTCTCATGGCTTATGGATAGTTACTCAAAAATAGATTTCAGAAATGCGGCGTCTCTTATTGAAAATTTGGCTACCGATAAGTCTGACGCTAAAAAAGCTGTTGGGGAGTACGAATCTAAAAATCCTAATAAACATTTTTTAGTTGGGGCGTTACCCGCTCTATTTCTAGATATAGATCTTTTTAAGCGTAATCAAGATATAGCTGACTTTTCAAAAACTGTACTAGGTATTGAATTAACTAGGTTTAGCAGGAGTTCTAGAGCAGATGTTATTGGTAGGGTAATTTGCGCTACAGTTGACTTAGATGATGAAGGTCTAAATGTTTTAGTTAAGGCATTGGCTGTTTTAGCTGGTAATAAGGAAAAAACAAAACAGATATTACGCGATCGGGATAGTAA from Bermanella marisrubri carries:
- a CDS encoding ParA family protein, with translation MKVVSFVNMKGGVAKTTLSINIADCMATRHGLRVLIIDLDPQFNATQALVHGSDYVGYLEKGGHTIVDIFDDNPRVQTSSVKGELPAQPLALEEIKPMVRKNNLFLLPGALELYRLDMTGGQGREHRLKRYIDIVKSSGLYDLVIIDTPPTPSTWMSAALIASDYYLVPVKPEPLSVTGVDLLRNVINRVKENYSLGIECLGVVLTISDERETVYKNAKEYLDSAAFWKGKRFKKSLLKRTEIARRQGNQELILDTDDSKLKMAIADITREALQKLGLEN